One Anopheles marshallii chromosome 3, idAnoMarsDA_429_01, whole genome shotgun sequence genomic region harbors:
- the LOC128715826 gene encoding serine-rich adhesin for platelets gives MANPKKIIREMVSGQRNRYTQDDFNLDLTYIMPNIIAMGYPAENMEAIYRNNREDVLKFLTEKHESKYKVYNLCSERTYDPKLFPYHAEYPFKDHNPPDIELIDKFCKDVYTFLNADRSHVVAIHCKAGKGRTGTMICCYMLYDNTFQTANEALTYYAEKRTKDKKGVTIPSQRRYVEYYEHLLRNNLTYRKVSLYVLELRIFPVDVPVKVGSIQQKDMKEPLPLVKFRRTEEYISVELDCCMPLAGDVKVEFRGNKLDKGWHFWFNTFFVELAGIYDSQGRLVLALDKKEIDDAHKGNAKKCPEQVQVFLNPRGKSSDNLDARPLPQPLVDGNQKNAAQNNHHVLHYQQQSVTQDQQQVQQRHYIALRDPPNRSQSLIPSSNYDPQLHHRSVNNNRASLGSNQQNSGIYCNIGINIPDVERQTQQQQLQQQQLLQQQQQQQQLLQQQQQQQAQQQQRQLNHSGGSSEGTDEDWESGECQTVVSETMCKSRTTATTSATTANTTTATITSITTTTTIPSTTTPITKSNQTSSSSPADQSPPIPPARPTATMVAMATAVTVPSSKTCISLPSSSVRRCISDNENYLLTRSSCGLISKSSKSSYDRLGEHESCSSDSTITTTNQTLNQISRICQIPNHQRLHAAIDDNTPFRSGSVADSSSLAVMLYDASALQFGYSSVGNDADRLLRESRTLLPLAETQETISRMSGYVNIGSVDRSVSVGERSEVVNDRSIEDLTDNGTSGGGSSKSKLASSSPFRRFGMVMRRKKKRSLKLKHASGSNSGIGGNTLYGSCASNLSGISVGNGSAKGMGLGSTAANDGSGGSSSKRTKLKFRWLRNMRSDPNLKETLVKSVQLRTTTIGTGCILEVAKGSTTTSNVAIPKSPMSTSKMPISDIASSGGAKLASDIVGDMKEIACCNLPTDYYSFLCDNQLSYESPGKSPGHMMRLELALARRPSTIEEVLQQPGPPTPPPLPPPPSPGSPAAITVSDTDCSVVKPRASNVKVGFNVSPAPASPVDTVHGSIEGSFEIIEKSDALMEPTEKLSSAERASDGGTTAGGPLLSGGGGHSFCNKLLQHIVTSVSGGVRKGVDPTLSIEGKKQDVEGSVERSTAAATTVAPNSIRRSMSSCSALTEVQTMSSPVLEAGTSPVLSRSNRCAPFSFRELRSELRAAMKIPLPKHRTQPASSSSSSSSNIAGVTSGGDSSTVIRSIERTLSAPVAVQTLDSDAGNNRIASFTTFAGNTTSTSVNVSSANGSLPTLNRSQSDRQLGDDHRSGHRSGLGH, from the exons ATGGCTAACCCAAAGAAAATTATCCGGGAGATGGTCAGCGGGCAGCGTAACCGCTACACCCAAGATGACTTCAACCTGGATCTTACAT ACATCATGCCGAATATCATCGCCATGGGCTACCCGGCAGAAAACATGGAGGCCATCTATCGTAATAACCGCGAGGACGTGCTCAAGTTCCTCACGGAGAAGCACGAGAGCAAGTACAAGGTGTATAATCTTTGCTCCGAACGTACCTATGATCCAAAATTGTTTCCG TACCACGCCGAATATCCATTCAAAGATCACAACCCACCAGACATTGAGCTCATCGACAAGTTCTGCAAAGATGTGTATACTTTCCTGAATGCTGATAGATCTCACGTTGTGGCTATCCACTGCAAGGCTGGCAAAGGTCGTACGG GAACGATGATCTGTTGCTACATGCTTTACGACAACACCTTTCAGACGGCCAACGAGGCACTGACGTACTACGCAGAGAAACGCACAAAGGACAAAAAGGGAGTCACCATTCCTTCTCAACGCCGATACGTGGAGTATTACGAACACTTGCTGCGCAACAATCTAACCTACCGGAAGGTTTCGCTatat GTTCTCGAACTGCGCATCTTTCCTGTTGATGTGCCTGTGAAAGTTGGATCTATACAGCAGAAGGATATGAAGGAACCGCTGCCACTGGTGAAATTCCGCCGCACGGAGGAGTACATATCGGTGGAGCTTGACTGCTGTATGCCGCTAGCCGGCGATGTGAAGGTTGAGTTCCGTGGTAACAAACTCGACAAAGGATGGCACTTTTGGTTCAATACGTTTTTCGTTGAGCTCGCTGGTATAT ATGATTCACAGGGTCGATTAGTTTTGGCTTTGGACAAAAAAGAGATTGACGACGCGCATAAAGGTAACGCCAAAAAGTGCCCGGAACAG GTGCAAGTTTTTCTGAATCCGCGAGGAAAGAGTTCCGATAACTTAGACGCTAGGCCGCTACCGCAGCCCTTGGTTGATGGAAATCAAAAGAACGCTgcacaaaacaaccatcacGTGCTACATTACCAACAACAGTCGGTAACGCAGGATCAGCAACAGGTGCAACAAAGGCATTATATTGCCTTAAGGGATCCGCCAAATCGGAGTCAATCGCTGATACCTAGCTCCAACTACGATCCCCAGCTGCATCATCGATCCGTCAATAACAATCGCGCTTCACTGGGTAGCAACCAGCAGAATAGCGGCATTTATTGTAACATCGGGATTAACATTCCGGATGTGGAAAGGCagacacaacagcaacagcttcagcaacaacaactgcttcagcagcagcagcagcagcagcaactgctccagcagcagcagcagcaacaagcgcaacaacaacagcgtcAGCTGAACCATTCCGGAGGCTCTTCCGAGGGTACCGATGAAGATTGGGAATCCGGTGAGTGTCAAACAGTAGTATCGGAAACCATGTGCAAATCAAGAACAACAGCTACTACATCAGCAACAACCGCGAATACAACAACAGCTACGATTACCTCGATCACTACAACTACAACAATCCCCAGTACAACAACACCCATTACCAAATCCAACCAAACCAGTAGTAGTAGCCCCGCTGATCAATCTCCTCCAATACCACCCGCGCGACCAACAGCAACGATGGTAGCAATGGCTACAGCAGTAACGGTACCCAGCAGCAAAACTTGTATTTCCCTTCCTTCCTCTTCCGTTCGTCGTTGCATCAGCGACAACGAAAACTACCTCCTCACACGTAGTAGTTGTGGCCTCATCAGTAAAAGTAGTAAAAGTAGTTATGATCGGCTCGGCGAGCACGAGTCCTGTAGTAGCGATAGTaccattaccaccaccaaccaaacTCTTAACCAAATTAGCCGGATCTGTCAGATCCCGAACCACCAACGTCTGCATGCTGCAATCGACGATAATACGCCATTCCGATCCGGATCGGTTGCCGATTCCTCGTCGTTAGCAGTTATGTTGTATGATGCTAGTGCGCTACAATTCGGATACTCCAGTGTTGGAAACGACGCTGATCGTTTGTTGCGAGAATCGCGTACTTTGCTGCCATTGGCGGAAACGCAGGAAACAATATCGAGAATGTCTGGGTACGTTAATATTGGTTCTGTCGATCGGTCCGTCTCCGTGGGCGAACGCAGTGAAGTGgtaaacgatcgatcgatagagGATCTCACGGACAATGGTACTAGTGGAGGTGgtagcagcaaaagcaaactaGCGTCTTCATCTCCGTTTCGACGGTTCGGTATGGTCATGAGACGTAAGAAGAAACGTTCGTTAAAACTCAAGCACGCCTCCGGGAGCAATAGTGGCATCGGTGGGAACACACTGTACGGGTCTTGTGCCAGCAATCTTTCTGGCATTTCGGTGGGTAACGGTTCGGCAAAGGGCATGGGATTGGGTTCGACCGCTGCCAATGATGGCAGTGGAGGAAGTAGCAGCAAAAGAACGAAGCTAAAATTTCGTTGGCTTCGCAATATGCGTAGCGATCCGAACTTAAAAGAGACACTTGTGAAGAGCGTTCAACTTCGTACGACCACCATTGGAACTGGTTGCATACTTGAGGTAGCGAAAGGTAGTACCACCACCTCTAACGTCGCTATCCCGAAAAGTCCAATGTCAACTTCTAAGATGCCAATATCGGATATTGCGAGCAGTGGAGGTGCTAAACTAGCAAGTGATATTGTTGGCGACATGAAAGAGATCGCTTGTTGTAATCTTCCCACCGACTATTACTCATTTCTCTGTGATAATCAGTTGAGCTATGAATCGCCCGGCAAAAGTCCGGGCCATATGATGCGATTAGAGTTGGCACTCGCTCGTCGCCCGTCCACCATCGAAGAAGTTCTCCAGCAACCGGGTCCACCGACGCCACCACCACTTCCTCCGCCACCGTCACCCGGATCCCCAGCAGCGATTACCGTGTCCGACACGGACTGCAGCGTAGTGAAACCGAGAGCATCAAACGTCAAGGTTGGCTTCAACGTCAGTCCAGCACCGGCATCACCGGTGGATACTGTACATGGTTCGATTGAGGGTTCATTCGAGATCATTGAGAAAAGTGACGCACTGATGGAACCGACGGAGAAACTGTCGTCTGCAGAACGTGCTAGCGATGGTGGTACTACTGCTGGTGGTCCGTTGCTATCCGGTGGCGGAGGACATAGTTTCTGCAACAAATTATTACAACACATTGTTACCTCGGTTAGCGGTGGGGTGCGTAAGGGAGTAGATCCAACGCTTTCAATCGAAGGTAAAAAACAAGATGTTGAAGGCTCTGTCGAACGTTCCACTGCTGCCGCTACCACCGTTGCCCCTAACAGCATTCGTCGTTCAATGTCATCTTGCTCTGCCCTGACCGAGGTACAAACTATGTCATCGCCAGTACTAGAAGCTGGCACAAGTCCCGTCCTTTCACGCAGTAACCGTTGCGCACCGTTCTCGTTTCGCGAGCTGAGGTCAGAGCTGCGTGCAGCCATGAAGATACCGTTGCCAAAGCATCGAACCCAACCGGCATCGTCCTCTTCGTCCTCGTCGTCAAACATCGCTGGCGTTACCAGTGGCGGTGATAGTTCGACTGTTATTCGTTCGATCGAACGAACCTTGAGCGCTCCTGTGGCTGTACAAACACTCGATTCGGATGCTGGAAATAATAGGATCGCTAGTTTCACGACTTTCGCTGGCAATACCACCTCCACTAGCGTCAATGTATCTTCCGCTAACGGATCATTACCAACACTCAATCGTTCGCAGTCCGATCGCCAACTTGGTGATGATCATCGCTCTGGTCATCGGTCGGGTTTGGGACACTGA